From Anopheles coluzzii chromosome 3, AcolN3, whole genome shotgun sequence, the proteins below share one genomic window:
- the LOC120957786 gene encoding odorant receptor 49b-like isoform X2: protein MVLPKLSEPYAVMPLLLRLQRFVGLWGERRYRYKFRLAFLSFCLLVVIPKVAFGYPDLETMVRGTAELIFEWNVLFGMLLFSLKLDDYDDLVYRYKDISKIAFRKDVPSQMGDYLVRINHRIDRFSKIYCCSHLCLAIFYWVAPSSSTYLAYLRARNRSVPVEHVLHLEEELYWFHTRVSLVDYSIFTAIMLPTIFMLAYFGGLKLLTIFSNVKYCSAMLRLVAMRIQFMDRLDEREAEKELIKIIVMHQKALKCVELLEIIFRWVFLGQFIQCVMIWCSLVLYVAVTGLSTKAANVGVLFILLTVETYGFCYFGSDLTSESLSVARAAYGSLWYRRSVSIQRKLRMVLQRAQKPVGISAGKFCFVDIEQFGNMAKTSYSFYIVLKDQF from the exons ATGGTGCTACCGAAGCTGTCCGAACCGTACGCCGTGATGCCGCTTCTACTACGCCTGCAGCGTTTCGTTGGGCTGTGGGGTGAACGACGCTATCGCTACAAGTTCCGGTTGGCATTTTTAAGCTTCTGTCTGCTAGTAGTTATTCCGAAGGTTGCCTTCGGCTATCCAGATTTAGAGACAATGGTTCGCGGAACAGCTGAGCTGATTTTCGAATGGAACGTACTGTTTGGGatgttgctgttttctctCAAGCTAGACGACTATGATGATCTGGTGTACCGGTACAAGGACATATCAAAGATTG CTTTCCGCAAGGACGTTCCCTCGCAGATGGGCGACTATCTGGTACGCATCAATCATCGTATCGATCGGTTTTCCAAGATCTACTGCTGCAGCCATCTGTGTTTGGCCATCTTCTACTGGGTGGCGCCTTCGTCCAGCACCTACCTAGCGTACCTGCGAGCACGGAACAGATCCGTCCCGGTCGAGCATGTGCTACATCTGGAAGAGGAGCTGTACTGGTTTCACACCCGCGTCTCGCTGGTAGATTACTCCATATTCACCGCCATCATGCTGCCTACAATCTTTATGTTAGCGTACTTCGGTGGACTAAAGCTGCTGACCATCTTCAGCAACGTGAAGTACTGTTCGGCAATGCTCAGGCTTGTGGCGATGAGAATCCAGTTTATGGACCGATTGGACGAGCGCGAAGCGGAAAAGGAACTGATCAAAATCATCGTCATGCATCAGAAGGCGCTAAA ATGTGTGGAGCTGTTGGAAATCATCTTTCGGTGGGTTTTTCTGGGACAGTTCATACAGTGCGTAATGATCTGGTGCAGCTTAGTTCTGTACGTCGCCGTTACG GGTCTTAGCACAAAAGCGGCAAATGTGGGTGTACTGTTTATACTGCTAACAGTGGAAACCTACGGATTCTGCTACTTTGGCAGTGATCTTACATCGGAG AGCTTAAGCGTAGCACGTGCAGCGTACGGTAGCCTCTGGTATCGCCGTTCGGTTTCGATTCAACGGAAGCTTCGAATGGTACTGCAGCGTGCCCAGAAACCGGTCGGCATCTCGGCTGGCAAGTTTTGCTTCGTCGACATTGAGCAGTTTGGCAAT ATGGCAAAAACATCATACTCGTTCTACATCGTACTGAAGGATCAATTTTAA
- the LOC120959540 gene encoding RNA polymerase II subunit A C-terminal domain phosphatase SSU72: MSQAYVSPLSIAVICSSNMNRSMEAHGFLAKKRFKVRSFGTGDKVKLPGTAADRPNVYEFGTTYDDIYNDLAAKDKQYYTQNGLLHMLDRNRRIKSCPEKFQLCTERFDVLVTCEERVYDQVIEFMESKTPSYNLPVHVINIDIQDNHEEATVGAFLICDLITMMAQSEDLDNDIDELLHDFENKCQRSVLHCVQFY; this comes from the exons ATGAGCCAAGCGTACGTTAGCCCACTCTCCATAGCCGTGATCTGTTCGTCCAACATGAACCGATCGATGGAGGCGCACGGGTTTCTGGCGAAAAAGCGATTCAAGGTACGGTCGTTCGGTACGGGCGACAAGGTGAAGCTTCCCGGCACGGCAGCGGACCGGCCGAACGTGTACGAGTTCGGCACCACGTACGACGACATCTACAACGATTTGGCCGCGAAAGACAAGCAATA CTACACACAGAACGGCCTACTACACATGCTCGATCGCAATAGGCGAATAAAATCCTGCCCGGAAAAGTTTCAGCTCTGCACGGAGCGGTTCGATGTGCTGGTCACGTGCGAGGAGCGAGTTTACGATCAG GTGATAGAATTTATGGAATCGAAAACTCCCAGCTACAACCTGCCGGTGCACGTGATCAACATTGACATACAGGACAACCACGAGGAGGCGACGGTTGGCGCGTTTCTCATCTGTGATCTGATAACGATG ATGGCTCAAAGCGAAGACCTGGACAACGATAtcgacgagctgctgcacGATTTCGAGAACAAATGCCAGCGCAGTGTACTGCACTGTGTACAGTTCTACTAG
- the LOC120957786 gene encoding odorant receptor 49b-like isoform X1 — protein sequence MVLPKLSEPYAVMPLLLRLQRFVGLWGERRYRYKFRLAFLSFCLLVVIPKVAFGYPDLETMVRGTAELIFEWNVLFGMLLFSLKLDDYDDLVYRYKDISKIAFRKDVPSQMGDYLVRINHRIDRFSKIYCCSHLCLAIFYWVAPSSSTYLAYLRARNRSVPVEHVLHLEEELYWFHTRVSLVDYSIFTAIMLPTIFMLAYFGGLKLLTIFSNVKYCSAMLRLVAMRIQFMDRLDEREAEKELIKIIVMHQKALKCVELLEIIFRWVFLGQFIQCVMIWCSLVLYVAVTGLSTKAANVGVLFILLTVETYGFCYFGSDLTSESLSVARAAYGSLWYRRSVSIQRKLRMVLQRAQKPVGISAGKFCFVDIEQFGNVWGDLPLWQERFSLLMHLLIYRWQKHHTRSTSY from the exons ATGGTGCTACCGAAGCTGTCCGAACCGTACGCCGTGATGCCGCTTCTACTACGCCTGCAGCGTTTCGTTGGGCTGTGGGGTGAACGACGCTATCGCTACAAGTTCCGGTTGGCATTTTTAAGCTTCTGTCTGCTAGTAGTTATTCCGAAGGTTGCCTTCGGCTATCCAGATTTAGAGACAATGGTTCGCGGAACAGCTGAGCTGATTTTCGAATGGAACGTACTGTTTGGGatgttgctgttttctctCAAGCTAGACGACTATGATGATCTGGTGTACCGGTACAAGGACATATCAAAGATTG CTTTCCGCAAGGACGTTCCCTCGCAGATGGGCGACTATCTGGTACGCATCAATCATCGTATCGATCGGTTTTCCAAGATCTACTGCTGCAGCCATCTGTGTTTGGCCATCTTCTACTGGGTGGCGCCTTCGTCCAGCACCTACCTAGCGTACCTGCGAGCACGGAACAGATCCGTCCCGGTCGAGCATGTGCTACATCTGGAAGAGGAGCTGTACTGGTTTCACACCCGCGTCTCGCTGGTAGATTACTCCATATTCACCGCCATCATGCTGCCTACAATCTTTATGTTAGCGTACTTCGGTGGACTAAAGCTGCTGACCATCTTCAGCAACGTGAAGTACTGTTCGGCAATGCTCAGGCTTGTGGCGATGAGAATCCAGTTTATGGACCGATTGGACGAGCGCGAAGCGGAAAAGGAACTGATCAAAATCATCGTCATGCATCAGAAGGCGCTAAA ATGTGTGGAGCTGTTGGAAATCATCTTTCGGTGGGTTTTTCTGGGACAGTTCATACAGTGCGTAATGATCTGGTGCAGCTTAGTTCTGTACGTCGCCGTTACG GGTCTTAGCACAAAAGCGGCAAATGTGGGTGTACTGTTTATACTGCTAACAGTGGAAACCTACGGATTCTGCTACTTTGGCAGTGATCTTACATCGGAG AGCTTAAGCGTAGCACGTGCAGCGTACGGTAGCCTCTGGTATCGCCGTTCGGTTTCGATTCAACGGAAGCTTCGAATGGTACTGCAGCGTGCCCAGAAACCGGTCGGCATCTCGGCTGGCAAGTTTTGCTTCGTCGACATTGAGCAGTTTGGCAATGTATGGGGAGACCTTCCACTGTGGCAAGAAAGATTTTCTTTATTAATGCATCTTTTAATTTACAGATGGCAAAAACATCATACTCGTTCTACATCGTACTGA
- the LOC120959539 gene encoding uncharacterized protein LOC120959539 encodes MPSERLRLITSFGTPRDKRTMVLPKLKDETAVMPFLLRIQTIAGLWGDRSQRYRFYLIFSYFCAMVVLPKVLFGYPDLEVAVRGTAELMFESNAFFGMLMFSFQRDNYERLVHQLQDLAALVLQDLPTELGEYLISVNRRVDRFSKIYCCCHFSMATFFWFMPVWTTYSAYFAVRNSTEPVEHVLHLEEELYFLNIRTSMAHYTFYVAIMWPTIYTLGFTGGTKLLTIFSNVKYCSAMLKLVALRIHCLARVAQDRAEKELNEIISMHQRVLE; translated from the exons ATGCCTTCTGAGCGACTTCGTCTCATTACTTCCTTCGGAACTCCTCGAGACAAACGCACGATGGTACTGCCAAAATTAAAGGATGAAACAGCAGTGATGCCGTTTCTGCTGCGAATTCAAACCATCGCCGGACTGTGGGGTGACCGTTCCCAGCGGTACCGTTTTTATCTCATCTTTTCCTACTTCTGCGCGATGGTGGTTCTACCCAAAGTGCTGTTCGGTTATCCAGATCTCGAGGTTGCGGTACGCGGCACGGCCGAGCTGATGTTCGAATCGAACGCATTCTTCGGCATGCTAATGTTTTCCTTTCAACGCGACAACTACGAGCGATTGGTGCATCAGCTGCAGGATCTGGCAGCTCTAG TCCTCCAAGACCTACCCACAGAGCTGGGAGAGTACCTGATCTCAGTGAACCGACGGGTCGATCGGTTCTCCAAAATTTACTGCTGCTGTCACTTTTCCATGGCAACGTTCTTTTGGTTCATGCCCGTCTGGACGACCTATTCCGCCTACTTTGCTGTGCGCAACAGCACGGAACCGGTCGAGCACGTGTTGCACCTCGAGGAAGAGCTGTACTTCCTGAACATTCGGACTTCGATGGCGCACTATACGTTTTATGTGGCCATTATGTGGCCCACGATCTATACGCTCGGGTTTACCGGTGGCACAAAGCTGCTGACCATTTTCAGCAATGTTAAGTACTGTTCGGCCATGCTGAAGCTCGTTGCACTCCGAATCCACTGTCTAGCGAGAGTAGCGCAAGACCGAGCGGAAAAGGAGCTGAACGAGATCATTTCCATGCATCAGCGGGTACTCGAGTAA
- the LOC120957785 gene encoding uncharacterized protein LOC120957785 codes for MLFPASSRTLLHRWINQCGVFESRSLKTTGLQIRQLGASASLFAGVQFTAPYSSSGLSRRLKEQQTISSGYSSKKYSNMLPSHETMAQRGGPVEPVRFTKNMTFFTNRKQSYEKDNHTLRLTATLDKPLVFIFAWLQASEKHLAKYADFYLDQGFEVLCVHITPWQLVWPVNGSQKVAADVVKFLTNNAFPEGIVIHGFSVGGYLWGECLVKLHADPAGKSVLAKIRGQVWDSLADITEIPVGVPHAVLPHNPTLQGVLRNYINYHMKLFHEEATQYYVKCTHLFHYEPAQCPALLLVSKTDPVGTEKANNRLRSIWESVGVKTSLKCWDKSPHVGHFHKHRDEYIELLLAHLRALDLPMYNRKAKL; via the exons ATGTTGTTTCCCGCTTCATCCCGAACACTGCTCCACCGTTGGATAAATCAGTGCGGAGTATTTGAATCCCGGAGTTTGAAAACCACCGGACTGCAGATACGGCAATTAGGTGCAAGTGCTTCATTGTTCGCTGGAGTGCAATTTACCGCTCCTTACAGTAGTAGCGGGCTGAGCCGGCGTTTGAAGGAGCAGCAGACGATCAGTAGTGGATACAGTAGCAAGAAG TATTCAAATATGTTACCGTCGCACGAAACGATGGCGCAGCGAGGTGGACCCGTCGAGCCGGTGCGCTTCACGAAAAACATGACATTCTTCACCAATCGAAAGCAAAGCTATGAAAAAGACAATCATACATTAAG GCTGACGGCAACGCTCGACAAGCCGTTGGTGTTTATCTTCGCCTGGCTACAGGCGTCCGAAAAGCATCTGGCAAAGTACGCCGACTTCTATCTGGACCAGGGATTCGAAGTGCTGTGCGTCCACATAACGCCCTGGCAGCTGGTGTGGCCCGTCAACGGCTCACAGAAGGTGGCGGCCGATGTTGTCAAATTTCTCACCAACAACGCATTCCCCGAGGGGATCGTCATACACGGCTTCTCCGTCGGTGGCTACCTCTGGGGCGAATGTTTGGTGAAGCTGCACGCGGACCCGGCCGGCAAGAGTGTGCTGGCAAAAATCCGCGGCCAGGTGTGGGATAGTCTGGCGGACATAACGGAAATACCGGTCGGTGTGCCGCATGCGGTGCTACCACACAATCCCACCCTCCAGGGCGTCCTGCGCAACTATATCAA CTACCATATGAAGCTGTTCCACGAGGAAGCAACCCAGTATTACGTGAAATGTACGCATCTCTTCCATTACGAGCCGGCCCAGTGTCCGGCCCTGCTGCTCGTCTCGAAAACGGATCCCGTCGGCACGGAAAAGGCTAACAATCGGCTGCGGAGCATTTGGGAATCCGTTGGAGTAAAG ACATCGCTCAAGTGCTGGGATAAGTCACCTCACGTTGGCCACTTCCACAAGCATCGGGACGAGTACAtcgagctgctgctcgctCACCTTCGTGCCCTCGACCTGCCGATGTACAATCGTAAGGCTAAGCTCTAA
- the LOC120959542 gene encoding odorant receptor 94a-like, with translation MKFELFQKYSSPDTVLSFVLRLLHIVGMNGTGFRSRIRVGCIFLFYLIFLVIPPLTGGYTDGHQRVRASVEFLFNCNIYGGSMFFAYDVATFQAFIQELRNLTVLVCSHSYRLKYKLTRFNRRADIIAKVQTTCMGAVTLFYWIAPIPSICAHYYRSTNSTEPVRFVQHLEVKFYWLENRTSVEDYITFVLIMLPVVVMCGYVCNLKVMTICCSIGHCTLYTRLTIEMVEQLESMASAERTASAIRNVGQMHSGLLKCIRLLNTSIRSMLMLQWLTCVLNWSISLIYLTNVGISLQSVTVVVMFFLATAETFLYCLLGTRLATQQQLLEHALYATRWYNYPIAFRSSIRMMLRQSQRHAHITVGKFFRVNLEEFSRIVNLSYSAYVVLKDVIKMDVQ, from the exons ATGAAGTTTGAACTGTTTCAAAAATATTCCTCCCCGGACACGGTCTTATCCTTCGTGCTAAGGCTTTTGCATATCGTGGGCATGAATGGGACAGGATTTCGGTCGCGAATTCGAGTTGGTTGCATTTTTCTGTTCTATTTAATCTTTCTTGTGATACCGCCACTAACGGGCGGGTACACCGATGGTCACCAGCGTGTACGCGCCAGTGTGGAATTCCTGTTTAATTGCAATATTTACGGCGGCAGTATGTTCTTTGCATACGATGTGGCCACTTTCCAAGCGTTCATCCAGGAACTGAGGAACCTTACGGTTTTGg TATGCTCACATTCGTACAGACTAAAGTATAAGCTGACCCGGTTCAACCGTCGAGCGGATATTATCGCCAAAGTGCAAACGACCTGCATGGGTGCTGTAACACTTTTCTACTGGATTGCACCCATACCTTCCATCTGTGCGCACTACTACAGGTCGACCAATTCTACCGAACCCGTGCGGTTTGTGCAACATTTGGAGGTGAAGTTCTATTGGCTCGAGAATCGCACCTCAGTCGAGGACTACATAACCTTCGTGCTGATCATGCTACCCGTCGTGGTTATGTGTGGTTACGTATGCAATTTGAAGGTGATGACCATCTGCTGCAGCATTGGACACTGTACACTGTACACCAGGCTGACTATAGAGATGGTAGAGCAGTTGGAAAGCATGGCATCAGCGGAACGAACTGCCAGCGCCATACGCAACGTGGGGCAGATGCACAGTGGTTTACTGAAATGCATCAGGCTTTTGAACACGTCAATCCGATCGATGCTGATGCTGCAGTGGTTGACCTGCGTGTTAAACTGGAGCATTTCTCTCATCTATCTAACGAACGTG GGCATTTCGCTACAATCGGTTACCGTGGTGGTAATGTTTTTTCTTGCCACTGCGGAAACATTCCTGTACTGTTTACTCGGGACGCGGCTTGCGACACAACAGCAGCTGCTGGAGCACGCACTCTATGCTACACGGTGGTACAACTACCCAATAGCCTTTCGCAGCAGCATTAGGATGATGTTGAGACAGTCGCAAAGGCATGCACACATAACGGTGGGGAAGTTTTTTCGCGTTAATTTGGAAGAATTTAGCAGGATTGTCAACTTATCCTACTCTGCTTACGTCGTACTTAAGGATGTAATAAAGATGGATGTAcagtga